The following proteins are co-located in the Indicator indicator isolate 239-I01 chromosome 33, UM_Iind_1.1, whole genome shotgun sequence genome:
- the TMEM200B gene encoding transmembrane protein 200B, translated as MTAESTKASGPRREPEAEGTKPAVPPAPPRRRRRRLRRKSPPEVQVKGQLRMRSPSGAFVMVGISVVLVGMTIAVVGYWPHRGAGASGASTGNGSTSGDVRREVAPARSQVPHSEKLKLIGPVIMGIGLFIFICANTMLYENRDMETRRLMQKGLYAMARGRPEGAVPEDGHCQREEGQPVPRANAECVEGCYQVDLSCQPCHSPSSKWSDCYGPNRLQAMAEFLQHPAASPAASLLSLRSGASTEANLGLSCHTGAESLVSSAVGALALPVIKLNNCLLDAAARGAGLAAEGDPTQPLPEAPQLSTSSSKVPPGQGRGGGSGHVVINMDGSCPSAELAMAELSLDAQLHTPGHSKSLDLGRPGVLLVASIKDRKNRSWPRLDQVSLVGYTKLESTGESSDQLLEHCQPPGRGEPRPSSWAVGTEQGSQV; from the coding sequence ATGACAGCTGAGAGCACCAAAGCCAGTGGGCCCAGGCGGGAGCCAGAGGCAGAGGGCACCAAGCCAGCggtgcccccagccccaccgCGGCGCCGGAGGCGTCGGCTGCGGCGCAAGTCCCCACCGGAGGTCCAGGTGAAGGGGCAGCTCCGCATGCGCTCACCCTCAGGAGCCTTCGTCATGGTGGGCATCTCGGTGGTCCTGGTGGGCATGACCATCGCTGTGGTGGGCTACTGGCCCCACCGGGGAGCTGGGGCGAGCGGGGCCAGCACAGGGAACGGCAGCACCTCGGGGGACGTGAGGAGGGAGGTGGCCCCGGCGAGGAGCCAGGTGCCCCACAGCGAGAAGCTGAAGCTGATCGGCCCTGTGATCATGGGCATCGGGCTCTTCATCTTCATCTGCGCCAACACCATGCTCTACGAGAACAGGGACATGGAGACCCGCCGGCTGATGCAGAAGGGGCTCTACGCCATGGCAAGGGGGCGCCCCGAGGGGGCCGTCCCTGAGGATGGGCACTGCCAGCGTGAGGAGggccagcctgtccccagggcCAATGCTGAGTGCGTGGAAGGCTGCTACCAGGTGGAtctctcctgccagccctgccacagcccTAGCAGCAAGTGGTCTGACTGCTACGGCCCCAACAGGCTGCAGGCCATGGCCGAGttcctccagcacccagcagcgtCCCCCGCGgcctccctcctcagcctccgcTCCGGTGCCTCCACTGAGGCCAACCTTGGCCTCTCCTGCCACACTGGAGCTGAGTCCTTGGTGTCCTCGGCCGTGGGCGCCTTGGCCTTGCCTGTCATCAAGCTGAACAACTGCTTGCTGGACGCGGCAGCGcggggggctgggctggcagcggAGGGGGATCCCACCCAGCCCCTCCCTGAGGCTCCGCAgctctccaccagcagcagcaaggtgcCCCCCGGCCAGGGCCGAGGTGGTGGCAGTGGCCATGTTGTCATCAACATGGATGGCAGCTGCCCCAGCGCGGAGCTGGCGatggcagagctcagcctcGATGCACAGCTCCACACCCCAGGACACTCCAAGTCCCTGGACCTCGGCCGGCcgggggtgctgctggtggcctccatCAAAGACCGTAAGAACCGGAGCTGGCCCCGCCTGGACCAGGTCAGCCTGGTGGGTTACACCAAACTGGAAAGCACTGGCGAGTCCTCGgaccagctgctggagcactgccagccccccGGCCGGGGCGAGCCCCGACCCAGCTCCTGGGCAGTGGGAACGGAGCAGGGCTCACAGGTCTGA